Proteins encoded together in one Bacteroidales bacterium window:
- a CDS encoding endonuclease/exonuclease/phosphatase family protein, with translation MANIKITTFNCENLYGRYRFLDKPWNERPDGYERLIQVSGVISLKRGRKGAIEPKKITEKQRKSTAEAILATLPDILVVQEIENIQTLRLFNCKYCNDYFDRIILLDGNDPRGIDVGVLIKRDFDAEILNIRTHADEALGGKTLKSSSRLNTKSTAEAIFSRDCLEVDIKIDGKTITLLVNHFKAQDGKPSSTKKRQEQSKKVKEIAARAINEGKMPIVLGDLNIDIKQKNYDGSLNEIYNYEKLDDPFKNKPEDELWSHYYSSDNKVSRLDYILVDKKLNVISTDFFRNGLTPDCKQYTGTRLESMKGNDLEASDHCPTSVIIDL, from the coding sequence ATGGCAAATATTAAAATTACCACATTTAACTGTGAGAATCTATATGGGCGTTACAGGTTTTTAGATAAACCATGGAATGAACGTCCTGATGGGTACGAAAGGCTAATCCAAGTCTCTGGCGTTATCTCCCTTAAACGAGGAAGGAAAGGGGCGATAGAACCAAAGAAAATTACTGAGAAGCAAAGAAAATCAACAGCGGAGGCAATACTAGCAACCTTGCCCGATATACTGGTCGTCCAAGAGATTGAGAATATTCAAACCCTGCGATTATTTAACTGTAAATACTGCAATGACTACTTTGACAGAATTATTTTGTTAGATGGGAACGATCCTAGGGGAATTGATGTTGGCGTTTTAATAAAAAGGGATTTTGATGCTGAAATCCTAAATATTAGAACGCATGCGGATGAAGCACTTGGAGGCAAAACTCTAAAATCATCATCGCGGTTAAATACCAAAAGCACTGCCGAAGCCATATTTTCTAGGGATTGTTTGGAGGTAGATATTAAGATAGACGGAAAAACCATCACCCTTTTAGTTAACCACTTTAAAGCGCAGGATGGGAAACCCTCCTCTACAAAGAAAAGGCAGGAGCAATCCAAAAAGGTAAAAGAAATTGCAGCAAGAGCAATTAACGAAGGCAAAATGCCAATAGTATTGGGTGATCTGAATATAGATATCAAGCAGAAAAACTACGATGGTTCACTTAACGAAATTTACAATTACGAAAAATTGGACGATCCATTTAAGAATAAACCAGAGGATGAGTTATGGTCGCATTACTATTCAAGCGATAATAAGGTAAGTAGGCTTGACTACATTCTGGTTGATAAAAAATTGAATGTTATTTCAACAGATTTTTTCAGAAATGGGTTGACTCCAGATTGTAAACAATATACAGGGACACGACTCGAATCAATGAAAGGGAACGATCTTGAAGCAAGCGATCATTGCCCCACCAGCGTGATTATTGATTTATAA
- a CDS encoding lysozyme — MPKITTISQRGIQLIEQFECSGNVNNFLKAYLCPAGVWTIGIGTTVYSNGQKVKQGDICTSAQAYDYLRHDLAFTERQVDSYTTDAINQNQFDALVSFAYNVGVNALKSSTLLKKVNADPSDLFIRNEFMRWVYGGGKKLPGLIRRREAEANLYFT; from the coding sequence ATGCCAAAGATTACAACAATTTCGCAACGAGGGATTCAGCTTATCGAGCAGTTTGAATGCAGCGGTAACGTGAATAACTTCCTAAAAGCGTACTTATGTCCGGCAGGTGTCTGGACAATCGGTATCGGAACTACAGTTTATTCCAATGGGCAAAAGGTGAAGCAGGGCGATATATGTACCTCAGCGCAAGCCTATGATTATCTGCGCCACGATCTTGCTTTTACCGAGCGGCAGGTCGATTCGTACACCACCGATGCCATAAACCAGAATCAGTTTGATGCCTTGGTAAGTTTTGCCTACAACGTTGGAGTGAACGCCCTAAAATCATCAACTCTCCTAAAAAAGGTGAACGCTGATCCCAGCGACCTCTTTATCCGAAACGAGTTTATGCGGTGGGTTTACGGTGGAGGAAAAAAGCTACCTGGCTTAATTCGACGCAGGGAGGCGGAAGCGAATTTGTATTTTACATAA
- a CDS encoding FRG domain-containing protein — protein MFEFNKDYVIDDINIAINILNEDLDEEVHSFPPVPNALKDITTGINKGKLDENIRVRYKFPYGIWFRGQPRCCFNLEPTLFREKVYKELVCRDRIKNTNCIDGIRTLSYYTETSMLKHFMLRSNIDYLKIDSTLDWLCLMQHHGIPTRLLDWTESILIALYFAVREKNECDGYIFALNGARLNKITRIGKPRKALCTPDSVDVVLRAELSNAHSLKTLISNLRKKNLLNYVCENITDLDLIKKLKGFKTYNNDLVLEGNVKDLIVKLSLPIAFFPARKNDRMANQLSVFTLSGGKAYDKEIVKNFGNSIFYEPKGLVELDNEIKNEPNYLSRKFLKCFKIPGDSKLKIREQLKRVGIHDGSMYPELEYQANYIKKQWRIIEDENGEYI, from the coding sequence ATGTTTGAATTTAACAAAGACTATGTAATAGATGATATCAACATAGCAATAAACATATTAAATGAGGATCTAGATGAAGAAGTTCATTCATTTCCGCCTGTGCCTAATGCATTAAAAGATATTACCACAGGCATAAATAAAGGAAAACTAGATGAGAATATTAGAGTAAGGTATAAATTTCCTTATGGAATTTGGTTTAGAGGACAACCTAGATGTTGCTTTAATTTAGAACCAACCTTGTTTCGCGAAAAAGTTTATAAAGAGTTAGTATGTCGCGATAGAATTAAAAACACAAATTGTATTGATGGGATCAGAACCCTTTCATACTATACTGAAACTAGCATGCTTAAGCATTTTATGTTAAGATCAAATATCGACTATTTAAAAATTGACTCTACTCTTGATTGGCTTTGTTTAATGCAACATCATGGGATTCCAACAAGGTTGTTGGATTGGACAGAAAGTATTCTAATTGCTTTATATTTTGCCGTAAGAGAAAAAAATGAATGTGATGGATATATTTTTGCTCTTAATGGTGCAAGACTTAATAAAATTACAAGAATTGGAAAACCTAGGAAGGCTTTATGTACTCCCGATAGTGTTGATGTTGTTCTAAGAGCTGAACTATCGAATGCCCACAGTTTGAAAACTCTAATATCTAACTTAAGAAAGAAAAATCTATTGAATTATGTATGTGAAAATATAACAGATTTAGATCTTATCAAAAAATTAAAAGGATTTAAAACATATAATAATGATTTAGTACTGGAGGGAAATGTCAAGGATTTGATAGTCAAACTTTCATTACCAATTGCTTTTTTTCCTGCTCGAAAAAACGATAGGATGGCCAATCAACTTAGTGTATTTACTTTATCTGGCGGAAAGGCTTATGATAAAGAAATTGTAAAAAATTTCGGAAATTCAATTTTCTACGAACCTAAAGGTCTCGTTGAGTTAGATAATGAGATCAAGAATGAACCTAACTATCTGAGTAGAAAATTTTTAAAGTGCTTTAAAATCCCTGGAGATTCCAAATTAAAAATAAGAGAACAGTTAAAAAGAGTTGGAATTCATGATGGTAGCATGTATCCCGAGCTTGAATACCAAGCAAATTATATTAAAAAACAATGGAGAATTATTGAAGATGAAAATGGTGAATACATCTAA
- a CDS encoding lysozyme, which yields MAKVALVSPKGIQLIEQFECSGNVENYLKAYKCPAGVWTIGFGTTIYPNGKKVKEGDVCTREQAYHYLRNDLIYTEDQVDALTIDSINQNQFDSLISFAYNIGIGALRSSMLLRKVNSNPNDPSIRNEFIKWIFEDALRLPELVARRNAEADLYFSI from the coding sequence ATGGCAAAAGTTGCATTAGTATCTCCAAAAGGTATTCAGCTGATTGAGCAGTTTGAATGCAGCGGTAATGTAGAGAATTACCTGAAAGCCTATAAATGCCCTGCAGGAGTGTGGACAATAGGTTTTGGAACTACAATTTACCCAAATGGCAAGAAAGTGAAGGAAGGCGATGTTTGTACAAGAGAACAGGCCTATCACTACTTGCGGAACGACCTAATTTATACCGAAGATCAAGTTGATGCTTTAACCATCGATTCTATTAATCAGAATCAGTTTGATTCCTTGATTAGTTTTGCCTACAACATTGGTATTGGTGCGTTAAGATCATCAATGCTGCTTAGAAAAGTTAACTCGAACCCAAATGATCCTTCGATTCGTAATGAATTCATTAAATGGATATTCGAGGATGCTTTGAGGTTGCCCGAATTAGTTGCAAGGCGAAATGCCGAAGCAGATTTGTATTTTAGCATCTAG
- a CDS encoding LPP20 family lipoprotein, whose product MKNLLFIACLLVAISSSAQDFVDSIPAWFNNPPTSSKKFYGVGEGKSRSMGIADSKAMLSANLQIAEQVEPAKVKDIKIKSTSVDGKISEEIIQREIVNVNLSDVRVVKKAYMQAGDTFTVYVLLEMKRKK is encoded by the coding sequence ATGAAGAATTTACTTTTTATTGCATGTCTACTTGTAGCAATTAGCTCAAGCGCACAAGATTTTGTTGATTCAATCCCAGCATGGTTCAACAACCCACCAACTTCAAGCAAAAAGTTTTATGGAGTTGGTGAGGGGAAATCAAGAAGTATGGGTATTGCAGATTCGAAAGCAATGCTTAGCGCAAATCTTCAAATAGCCGAACAGGTTGAACCTGCAAAGGTTAAGGATATTAAAATTAAATCGACTTCGGTTGATGGTAAAATCAGCGAGGAGATTATTCAACGAGAAATAGTAAACGTGAACTTATCCGATGTAAGGGTTGTTAAAAAAGCCTATATGCAAGCTGGCGATACGTTTACCGTATATGTGCTGCTTGAGATGAAAAGGAAAAAATAG
- a CDS encoding amidohydrolase family protein, whose protein sequence is MGNYYRYDAHCHIFTLKYIMKEVKSLLHDILNRTYPWKEPKVEKGLLGSTGKWKEIKNLLRQLYEIIRSSCGSEDENLDFLLDEAKKAFPNDSYRIIPLMMDVFYMLAYPLDKDEEPQLIKGLKAASVNEKEFQEAWTDILEDFKGYVQSQNATLRGSKGGGADVKIDQVLKIIEEEKSVKGTLTLKASALKSADTQRFYHTDGYCYHMDKLMELVGNRNGQLYPFVAIDPRRPGIIDTLLSGSFFTGDKRFYGVKLYPRMGYDPQCKPLDAVYKYCSDNSIPITYHCGMGGFPPGTDWKYTKYGNPLNFEPIIKKYPNLKIDFAHMGSTDDTYKWAETVSRLVKENDNVYTDLSCYVSTDELKPMMKFWKDNPKLKNRLMFGTDFDVMYFTGKVTMESYYNNFKSTFTEDELKFIMHDNPMSFMGIKD, encoded by the coding sequence ATGGGAAACTATTACCGTTACGATGCGCATTGCCACATCTTTACATTGAAGTATATTATGAAGGAGGTGAAAAGCCTTTTGCACGATATACTTAACAGAACTTACCCATGGAAGGAGCCTAAAGTAGAAAAAGGATTACTCGGCTCCACAGGGAAATGGAAGGAAATTAAGAATTTACTCCGACAACTTTATGAGATAATCCGCTCTTCCTGTGGCTCAGAGGATGAAAACTTAGACTTCTTACTCGATGAAGCCAAAAAGGCTTTCCCTAATGATAGCTATAGAATTATCCCTTTGATGATGGATGTATTTTACATGCTTGCTTACCCACTCGATAAAGATGAGGAACCACAACTGATTAAAGGGTTAAAAGCTGCATCAGTAAACGAGAAAGAGTTTCAGGAGGCTTGGACTGATATACTTGAAGATTTTAAGGGTTATGTACAATCCCAAAACGCTACTCTTAGAGGTTCTAAAGGGGGAGGAGCGGATGTTAAAATCGATCAGGTATTAAAAATAATTGAGGAGGAAAAATCGGTTAAAGGGACACTTACGCTAAAAGCAAGTGCATTAAAATCAGCCGATACTCAACGATTCTACCATACCGATGGATATTGTTATCACATGGATAAGCTAATGGAACTAGTTGGAAACCGAAATGGTCAGCTATACCCATTTGTTGCCATCGATCCTCGGCGTCCTGGAATAATCGATACTCTTTTAAGTGGTAGCTTTTTCACTGGCGATAAACGGTTTTATGGAGTAAAACTTTACCCACGCATGGGTTACGATCCACAATGCAAGCCTTTGGATGCGGTTTATAAATACTGTAGCGATAATAGTATTCCCATTACTTACCATTGTGGAATGGGTGGATTTCCTCCAGGCACAGATTGGAAATACACTAAATATGGCAATCCGTTAAACTTTGAGCCAATAATTAAAAAATACCCTAACCTAAAAATCGATTTTGCCCACATGGGTAGCACCGATGATACCTACAAATGGGCAGAAACTGTTAGCCGATTGGTTAAGGAGAATGATAATGTTTATACTGATTTATCGTGCTATGTTAGTACCGATGAGCTAAAACCGATGATGAAATTTTGGAAAGATAATCCAAAGTTAAAGAATAGGCTGATGTTCGGAACCGACTTTGATGTTATGTACTTTACTGGTAAGGTTACAATGGAAAGTTACTATAACAATTTTAAATCAACCTTTACCGAGGATGAATTAAAATTCATAATGCACGATAACCCAATGAGTTTTATGGGAATTAAAGATTAG
- a CDS encoding sigma-70 family RNA polymerase sigma factor produces MDLNEKERLFSDIYKSFRSKIYRICYGYIYEKEQVDDLFQEIMINIWNSIDRFRGESQIGTWIYKVAVNTALIHNKKTKTYQRAKVSLYESNPIDGTDSDDYRAKEEQLNKLALCISKLDKEDRLIITMILEDLSYEQVSEIVGISPNYVGVKVNRIKKRLFTMLNESNHE; encoded by the coding sequence ATGGATTTAAACGAAAAAGAGAGGCTTTTCTCTGATATATACAAATCTTTTAGGAGTAAAATATATCGTATCTGTTACGGTTATATATATGAGAAAGAGCAGGTTGACGATCTGTTTCAGGAGATAATGATTAATATCTGGAATAGTATAGATCGGTTTAGGGGCGAATCGCAGATTGGGACTTGGATTTATAAGGTTGCCGTAAATACGGCACTTATACACAACAAGAAAACAAAAACCTACCAAAGAGCAAAAGTTTCTCTTTACGAATCAAATCCAATTGATGGAACAGATTCAGATGATTACAGGGCTAAAGAGGAACAATTGAACAAACTTGCCCTTTGTATCTCAAAACTCGATAAGGAGGATAGGCTAATAATAACAATGATACTTGAGGATCTGTCGTACGAACAGGTTTCGGAGATTGTGGGAATATCCCCTAACTATGTTGGAGTTAAGGTGAATAGAATTAAGAAAAGACTTTTTACAATGCTAAACGAGAGTAACCATGAATGA
- a CDS encoding alpha/beta hydrolase has protein sequence MKKLILTLLIAVSTIATQAYNTINVERFGKGSPILIIPGLGGAEVWKSAIQALSSSNTCYVVSIKGIAGDKNPNDPNFADVQKEILNYIQKEKISNPILMGHGLGGFIAEQIAINNPTIFKKLILIDSYPFAMVIHNPAFTTEIGIKQAEAFKNQIANLSDKNYSDVWTQRTTDMTTDSSTQKIVYKSIINSEKRYIVEAQKLMLTTDLREKIKEVKCPVIVFCTSYLFKRNGLTDDVIKQRIDEQFSGVKERKIFIYDNVKQYIMLDSKDWFIENLKKFI, from the coding sequence ATGAAAAAACTAATTCTAACCCTTCTCATTGCCGTTAGCACAATTGCTACTCAGGCTTATAATACAATTAACGTAGAACGTTTTGGAAAAGGCTCACCAATTTTAATTATCCCCGGATTGGGAGGTGCAGAAGTATGGAAAAGTGCTATTCAGGCTCTCTCCTCAAGCAATACGTGCTATGTGGTTTCAATCAAAGGAATTGCTGGCGACAAAAATCCCAACGATCCTAATTTTGCTGATGTTCAGAAAGAAATTCTAAACTACATTCAAAAAGAGAAAATATCAAATCCTATACTTATGGGTCATGGACTTGGTGGTTTTATTGCGGAACAAATAGCAATAAACAACCCAACAATCTTTAAAAAACTTATTCTGATTGACTCTTACCCCTTTGCAATGGTAATCCATAACCCAGCCTTTACCACAGAAATAGGCATTAAGCAAGCCGAAGCGTTTAAAAATCAAATAGCTAATCTTTCAGATAAGAATTATTCTGATGTATGGACTCAAAGAACAACGGATATGACAACCGATTCCTCAACCCAAAAAATAGTGTATAAATCTATTATTAATTCCGAGAAGAGGTACATCGTAGAAGCTCAAAAACTAATGCTAACAACCGATTTAAGGGAAAAAATAAAAGAAGTTAAATGTCCAGTTATAGTATTTTGCACTTCGTATTTATTTAAGAGAAATGGGTTGACCGATGATGTTATAAAACAAAGAATTGACGAACAGTTTAGTGGTGTTAAGGAACGTAAAATTTTTATATACGATAATGTAAAACAATATATTATGCTAGATTCCAAAGATTGGTTTATTGAGAATCTTAAAAAATTCATTTAA
- a CDS encoding DUF393 domain-containing protein, whose product MNIILFDGVCNLCNYFIQFIIRWDRRGLFKFAPIQSEVGKSLLSHFNIQQGDIDSVVYIRGDKCFIRSSAVLYALKDLKGLWMMFFLLIVIPRFLRDLIYNAIAKSRYRLFGKKENCMIPSEEVEHRFLD is encoded by the coding sequence GTGAATATTATACTATTCGATGGGGTTTGTAATCTTTGTAACTATTTTATCCAATTTATTATTCGATGGGATAGGAGAGGGCTCTTTAAATTTGCACCTATCCAATCCGAGGTTGGGAAATCTTTACTGAGCCATTTTAATATACAACAGGGAGATATTGATTCTGTTGTTTACATCCGGGGTGATAAATGCTTTATTAGATCAAGTGCTGTTCTATATGCTTTAAAAGACTTAAAAGGGCTTTGGATGATGTTTTTTTTACTAATTGTAATCCCAAGATTCCTACGTGATTTAATTTATAATGCGATTGCCAAATCAAGATATAGGCTGTTTGGTAAAAAGGAGAACTGTATGATACCTTCTGAGGAGGTTGAGCATAGATTCTTAGATTGA
- a CDS encoding T9SS type A sorting domain-containing protein: MKKIFTSCLIVMLYFSAVAQQTNWQYLGQQKKATADFELIKSNQSEIVVKFSQSAYGLQSVNTTKGNAFVVLSYKGAQIQKKGAPDLGKNTQSVIIPDRDAMAIEVVSSKFIEVDNIDIAPSKGVISRDKNPNNIPYEYGVEYQTNAFFPGDIASLGDPYIIRDFRGQTIIMQPYQYNPVTKKLRIYSEIIVKVIATGKEGRNVLNRQKALNQIDAGFKSIYSNHFLNFTASKYTPLSEASKKMLIISYDSYASAVQPLVTWKNSIGFTATLVNYSTIGSSAALKTYVQNFYNTNGLTYLLIVGDNAQVPTSSTTAGDSDNNYGYTVGTDHYLDIFVGRFSAESVANVTTQVNKTIYYERDMLSSATNLTKGVGIASNEGVGGGGDMGESDEQHMNNIKTDLTNYGYTITDCYQNGGTAAQLTSLINTGTGIINYVGHGSETSWSSMLYTSTNVAALTNTNKYPFIISVACVVGNFKSTTCFAETWLRSTDGSSNPVGAVVFCGSTINQSWASPMLAQDEMNDLLVANTFKSYGGMFVNGMFKMIDGYGTDGENMADTWTVFGDPSLYTRTPGHLNGPTASSDTQAPTAPTNLAYSNVAQTTLTLSWTASTDNVGVTGYDVYRNGSFYATSTTTTYNVTGLTAGTSYSFYVKAKDAAGNASAASNTVNVTTLNPVALTLPVTENFAASTLPANWTTQNTGTGITERWTMSNTATAGGAAYELKCTYQQVNPATTRIITPAVNTVGVSQVTFSFKHMLDAYAAGVTLRLQTSNDKSTWTNTSWSVATSATNIAAATVNVTVTTNLNSAATYFALVADGDLYQIDYWYIDNISITTGGSTTIPTVTTTAASSITSSSATSGGNVTADGGATVTERGICYATTANPTTANSKVVTGSGTGTFTSNMTGLAANTLYYVRAYAINANGTAYGTQVSFTTLTGGGGSTVIIGTGTATQGYPLSCYYGYERSASLYTVAEVGAAGIINKVEWYPTITLSYNVPVKIYIKHTTATTITASTWATAISGATLVYNGTMAGTTANTWKAFALTTNFSYTAGSNNVLVLVETNYTGTGAGTSTGPACQYTSATSKHMYIRADNTAPTGTATVSSYRPNIRLTFANRGVTPQLDETREVPSTFGISVYPNPTDGEFKLQINSEYTGSVQVTIYNTIGQVIKTLPFNKSNVNEERQINLANLPAGIYIVNVRMNGETMNSQIVLK; this comes from the coding sequence ATGAAAAAAATCTTTACTTCATGTCTTATTGTTATGCTTTATTTTTCTGCTGTTGCTCAGCAAACTAATTGGCAGTACTTAGGACAACAAAAAAAAGCAACTGCTGATTTTGAGTTAATCAAATCGAATCAGTCAGAAATCGTTGTAAAATTCTCCCAAAGCGCCTATGGTTTACAAAGTGTAAATACAACCAAAGGCAATGCTTTTGTTGTTTTATCTTACAAAGGAGCTCAAATTCAAAAGAAAGGTGCTCCAGATTTGGGTAAGAATACTCAATCGGTCATTATTCCTGATAGGGATGCTATGGCAATTGAGGTTGTTAGCTCAAAGTTCATTGAGGTGGATAATATTGATATTGCTCCTTCAAAAGGTGTAATATCTAGGGATAAAAACCCTAACAACATCCCCTATGAATATGGCGTAGAGTATCAAACAAATGCTTTTTTCCCAGGTGATATTGCATCTCTAGGAGATCCTTATATTATTAGAGATTTCCGTGGGCAAACAATCATTATGCAACCCTATCAGTATAACCCTGTTACCAAAAAACTTCGTATTTATAGCGAAATTATCGTAAAGGTTATCGCAACTGGAAAAGAGGGTAGAAACGTATTAAACAGACAAAAGGCTTTAAACCAAATTGATGCTGGTTTCAAATCAATCTACTCAAACCACTTTCTCAACTTTACAGCAAGTAAGTATACTCCCTTAAGCGAAGCTAGCAAGAAAATGCTTATTATAAGTTATGATAGCTACGCAAGCGCAGTACAACCACTTGTTACATGGAAAAACTCAATTGGTTTCACAGCTACATTGGTTAACTACTCAACAATCGGCAGCTCTGCTGCTCTTAAAACATACGTACAGAACTTCTACAACACCAACGGGTTAACATATCTGTTAATTGTTGGTGACAATGCTCAGGTTCCAACCTCAAGCACAACAGCCGGTGATTCAGATAATAACTATGGTTATACCGTTGGTACCGACCACTACCTAGATATTTTTGTTGGTCGTTTTTCTGCTGAAAGTGTTGCAAATGTTACAACACAAGTAAATAAAACTATCTACTATGAAAGAGATATGCTATCTTCCGCAACTAACCTTACAAAAGGTGTTGGAATAGCATCAAACGAAGGCGTTGGTGGTGGTGGCGATATGGGTGAAAGCGATGAACAACACATGAATAATATTAAAACCGATTTAACCAACTATGGCTATACAATTACCGACTGCTATCAGAATGGTGGTACAGCAGCTCAACTTACAAGTTTAATTAATACTGGGACAGGTATAATCAACTATGTTGGCCATGGCAGTGAAACCAGTTGGTCTTCAATGCTTTATACCAGTACAAATGTTGCAGCATTAACCAACACCAATAAATACCCATTCATAATCTCTGTTGCTTGTGTTGTTGGTAACTTCAAATCAACTACCTGCTTTGCCGAAACTTGGTTACGTAGCACGGATGGCAGCAGTAACCCAGTTGGTGCAGTTGTTTTCTGCGGATCAACAATTAACCAATCATGGGCTTCACCAATGTTAGCTCAGGATGAAATGAATGACTTACTTGTTGCCAATACATTCAAATCTTACGGTGGAATGTTTGTTAACGGTATGTTCAAAATGATTGATGGTTATGGCACAGACGGTGAAAATATGGCTGATACATGGACTGTATTCGGTGATCCATCATTGTACACAAGAACTCCAGGGCACCTGAATGGCCCAACAGCTAGTAGCGATACGCAGGCTCCAACAGCTCCAACCAATCTTGCATATTCAAATGTTGCACAAACAACTTTAACTTTAAGTTGGACAGCATCAACCGATAACGTAGGTGTAACTGGATATGATGTTTACAGAAATGGCTCATTCTATGCAACTTCAACCACTACAACTTACAATGTTACTGGTTTAACAGCGGGTACAAGCTACTCTTTCTATGTTAAAGCTAAAGATGCCGCTGGAAATGCTTCTGCTGCTAGCAATACTGTAAACGTTACAACACTTAACCCAGTAGCACTTACACTGCCTGTTACTGAAAACTTTGCAGCCTCAACATTACCAGCAAACTGGACAACCCAAAATACAGGAACTGGTATTACTGAGCGTTGGACCATGTCAAATACAGCAACTGCAGGTGGTGCGGCTTATGAGCTAAAATGTACATACCAACAGGTAAACCCAGCAACCACAAGGATTATCACTCCAGCAGTTAATACCGTTGGAGTTAGCCAAGTAACATTCTCCTTCAAACATATGCTTGATGCCTATGCTGCGGGTGTTACTTTACGCCTACAAACTTCGAATGATAAATCAACATGGACAAATACCAGCTGGTCTGTTGCTACATCGGCTACAAATATTGCTGCTGCCACTGTTAATGTTACCGTAACAACGAACCTAAATTCAGCAGCTACCTATTTTGCACTTGTTGCTGATGGTGACTTGTATCAGATTGACTACTGGTATATTGATAATATTTCAATTACTACCGGTGGCTCAACTACTATTCCAACCGTTACAACAACTGCTGCATCAAGCATAACCTCAAGTTCTGCTACAAGTGGCGGTAATGTAACTGCTGATGGTGGTGCTACAGTTACTGAAAGGGGTATATGCTACGCAACAACCGCAAACCCAACCACCGCAAACAGCAAAGTGGTAACTGGTTCGGGTACAGGTACATTTACTTCAAATATGACTGGTTTAGCTGCAAATACTCTTTACTATGTAAGAGCATATGCAATCAATGCAAACGGAACTGCTTATGGTACACAAGTATCTTTCACAACATTAACAGGTGGTGGTGGATCTACTGTTATAATTGGTACTGGAACTGCAACACAGGGTTACCCGCTTAGCTGCTACTATGGCTATGAGAGAAGCGCATCACTTTACACCGTAGCAGAGGTTGGCGCAGCAGGTATAATCAATAAAGTAGAGTGGTATCCAACAATAACATTATCATACAATGTTCCTGTGAAGATTTACATTAAGCATACTACTGCCACTACAATTACTGCTTCAACTTGGGCAACAGCAATTTCGGGTGCTACATTGGTTTATAACGGAACAATGGCAGGAACAACCGCTAACACTTGGAAAGCATTTGCACTAACAACAAATTTCAGCTATACGGCCGGATCGAATAACGTATTGGTTCTAGTTGAAACTAACTACACTGGAACTGGTGCAGGTACAAGTACAGGTCCAGCTTGTCAATACACATCTGCAACTAGCAAGCACATGTATATCAGAGCTGATAATACTGCACCAACAGGTACAGCAACTGTTTCAAGTTATCGTCCAAATATTAGACTTACATTCGCAAATAGAGGTGTAACTCCTCAACTCGATGAGACTAGAGAAGTTCCTAGTACTTTCGGAATTAGCGTATACCCAAATCCTACCGATGGTGAATTTAAACTTCAAATTAATTCTGAGTATACTGGATCAGTTCAAGTTACAATATACAATACTATTGGTCAGGTAATTAAAACCTTACCATTCAACAAATCAAACGTAAACGAAGAGAGACAAATAAATCTAGCAAATCTTCCTGCTGGTATTTATATCGTTAATGTTAGAATGAATGGTGAAACTATGAACAGCCAAATTGTACTGAAATAG